One genomic window of Nicotiana sylvestris chromosome 10, ASM39365v2, whole genome shotgun sequence includes the following:
- the LOC104222520 gene encoding uncharacterized protein, with amino-acid sequence MGDHFVFLVDRLLTESTLEAAIESRNQKQLASSTTNDPVADCSREESDPFMTPRKMVECRICQDEDVDSNMETPCSCCGSLKYAHRRCVQRWCNEKGDTICEICHQPFRPGYTAPPPIFRLGGIPMNFRGNWGIVRRDLNNPRLIAVVSTDRDFINSDYDDYAVSTSRSMMCCRSVAIIFMLLLVLRHTLPIIVNQGGDYSFPLVMLLMLRITGIVLPIYIIMKAVTSCHRRQRQQAILPISSSDEESGPVILSHQPPIIDAP; translated from the exons ATGGGAGATCattttgtgtttttggttgatcGGTTGCTAACTGAATCAACTTTGGAGGCTGCAATTGAAAGCAGAAACCAGAAACAGCTAGCATCATCGACGACTAACGATCCAGTAGCTGATTGCTCTAGAGAGGAATCTGATCCTTTCATGACACCTAGGAAGATGGTCGAATGCAGGATATGTCAAGATGAAGATGTGGATTCGAATATGGAGACTCCTTGCTCTTGCTGTGGTAGCTTGAAG TATGCACATCGGAGATGCGTGCAAAGGTGGTGTAATGAGAAGGGTGATACCATTTGTGAGATATGCCATCAG CCTTTCAGGCCTGGTTATACAGCACCACCCCCTATTTTTCGACTCGGAGGAATCCCAATGAATTTCAG GGGGAACTGGGGAATTGTCAGAAGAGACCTGAATAATCCTCGTCTAATAGCAGTGGTTTCAACTGATCGCGATTTCATCAACTCTGACTATGACGACTATGCGGTTTCCACATCAAGAAGCATGATGTGTTGTCGTTCAGTTGCAATAATt TTTATGCTGCTTCTAGTTTTACGGCACACTCTTCCCATCATAGTGAATCAAGGAGGGGACTATTCGTTCCCTTTGGTCATG CTACTAATGCTACGGATTACCGGCATTGTTTTGCCTATCTACATCATAATGAAAGCAGTGACGTCTTGCCACAGACGCCAACGCCAGCAG GCTATTTTACCCATCTCCTCGTCTGATGAAGAATCTGGCCCTGTGATACTCTCACATCAACCTCCAATCATCGACGCCCCTTGA